A genome region from Meriones unguiculatus strain TT.TT164.6M chromosome 19, Bangor_MerUng_6.1, whole genome shotgun sequence includes the following:
- the LOC132649346 gene encoding histone H2B type 1-C/E/F/G/I produces the protein MPEPAKSAPAPKKGSKKAVTKAQKKDGKKRKRSRKESYSVYVYKVLKQVHPDTGISSKAMGIMNSFVNDIFERIAGEASRLAHYNKRSTITSREIQTAVRLLLPGELAKHAVSEGTKAVTKYTSSK, from the coding sequence ATGCCCGAGCCCGCGAAGTCGGCTCCCGCCCCGAAGAAGGGGTCCAAGAAGGCGGTGACCAAGGCGCAGAAGAAGGACGGCAAGAAGCGCAAGCGCAGCCGCAAGGAGAGCTACTCGGTGTACGTGTACAAGGTGCTGAAGCAGGTGCACCCCGACACGGGCATCTCGTCCAAGGCCATGGGCATCATGAACTCGTTCGTCAACGACATCTTCGAGCGCATCGCGGGCGAGGCGTCGCGCCTGGCGCACTACAACAAGCGCTCGACCATCACGTCGCGGGAGATCCAGACGGCCGTGCGCCTGCTGCTGCCCGGGGAGCTGGCCAAGCACGCCGTGTCGGAGGGCACCAAGGCCGTCACCAAGTACACCAGCTCCAAGTGA
- the LOC132649343 gene encoding histone H2A type 1-E — MSGRGKQGGKARAKAKTRSSRAGLQFPVGRVHRLLRKGNYAERVGAGAPVYLAAVLEYLTAEILELAGNAARDNKKTRIIPRHLQLAIRNDEELNKLLGRVTIAQGGVLPNIQAVLLPKKTESHHKAKGK; from the coding sequence ATGTCTGGACGCGGCAAGCAGGGCGGCAAGGCCCGCGCCAAGGCCAAGACCCGGTCGTCCCGCGCCGGGCTGCAGTTCCCCGTGGGCCGCGTGCACCGGCTCCTCCGCAAGGGCAACTACGCGGAGCGGGTGGGCGCCGGCGCCCCGGTGTACCTGGCGGCCGTGCTGGAGTACCTGACGGCCGAGATCCTGGAGCTGGCCGGCAACGCGGCCCGCGACAACAAGAAGACGCGCATCATCCCGCGCCACCTGCAGCTGGCCATCCGCAACGACGAGGAGCTCAACAAGCTGCTGGGCCGCGTCACCATCGCGCAGGGCGGCGTCCTGCCCAACATCCAGGCCGTGCTGCTGCCCAAGAAGACCGAGAGCCACCACAAGGCCAAGGGAAAATAA